Genomic DNA from Bacteroidota bacterium:
GTTATAACCGTAAAGGTTACTGTACTACTCATAACTGTGTAAGGCACATGGGACTTTTCGACGTTTTCCTGGGATCTGAAAAAGATGCTCCCTTGACGCGTACCCGCATCCTGCAACTGGTTTCGCTTGCGAGTGAAGATGTTGTGGACCATGCGCGTGCAGGAGGAGAAATAGAGACCATGCAAGCCATCAGGCAGTACCGTACTGAAACGGGGGCCTCACTTAAAGAGGCACTTGCTGTGGTCAAGGTCTTGTCTAATCAGCCCAATTGATAAGATAGCTTTCTGCATTAAAAAAGGGACCACTGCAAAACAGATGGTCCCTTTTTTAATGCGTATATATGAAATCGGTTATTCGTCTTCCGTACGCTTTGTTTTGTCGATTAACTCGCGCAGGGTTTTGAGGTCGTCTTCAAGGATGCCATCCCAGGAGAGGTCTTCCTCGCCGTTTGCTGCCGGTGCAGGACTGCCGTTGTTGACCTCGTGGAACTCGGCTTGTGAAAAAACTTCAACGGCTGGTGTAGGAGCAGCCACAGGGGCAGGTTCAGCCGGCTGTGCCGGCTGCGTTTGACCATTTGTTGGAATGGCCGAAACTTGCATAGGCTCGGGCGCCATCAGGCTGCGCTCATCGAACGTTGTACGCTCCCTGATTTCTTTGATCATAGAGCCGCTGGACAAGAACTTGGTAACGCCATTCACGATAGCATTGCGGGTTAACTCTCCATCATCTGCAGAAAGTGAACCGTTCATTTCCAGTTCTGTCACATTGTCTAGCACCGGTAGCGAATGGGTGAGCAATGAGATCCGTTCCTGGAGTTTTCTGTTGCGGTAGAAAATCACGCGCTCCCAAATAGAGAGAATCAATTCTTTTACAGCGCCTACAACGGCTGTTGACCCCACAAAGTCAAACAATTTGTCACTGCCGGAGTCACACGAAATCACTTCCACATCATCAAAGGCAACGCCCTGCATACGGGCACAAGCTTCGTAGAGTAATTCGATGCTCTCAAGCGACTCGCTGATCCGTCTTGGAGAGGAGAGCGGTTTGTTTTCTTCCTCAAACAAAATCAGTGAAAGCACTTCTTTGTTCTCGTAGTGATCTTTGTTTACCTGATTTTTGCTCAGCAGATTTGAAATCGAAGCAAGTGTTTCTACAATGCCTTTGACATTGCTAAGTGGATTGTCTCCCTCAATGCCTCCTTGTTTAGACATTTCGATCCACGGATCAGGATCGCGTAGTAACGAGAAGCCAAGTTCTTTTTCCAGGAAGAGGGCGCCTTCGCTGAATTGCTCCGCAAGGATGTTGTATTCTTTAAAGGCTTTCAGATAATCCTGCAACGTTAAGCGGTCGCGGGTAGTGCCAATCAGGTTAGAGATGCCTGCAGAATCAATGGCATTATTGATTTGTTCAGCAGCGTCTATGATTTGTTGTCTAGTCATCGTTGGAGGCCAACTAAATTGTATAAATTGTGATTGATCATTAACAGCACGGCATTATGTGTTGGCAAACACGGGCTGAAAGCTGTGGATGAAAGGCTGTATCGGGACGCACCTTAATGAGCACTGGGCGTATTTAGAAACAGCGACCAGCTGCAGAAAAAATGAAACGTGATTGCAGCAATCCAACTCATGCATGAGTCTTCGCGCATGGGGTATATCCCGGAAAGCAAATGCTATCTTTATAGATACTTAATCTCCATTTTACTAAAAAAGAGGTGCCGTAAAGCGGATGTGTCGTCCGTGCGCCTGTAATCTTTTGACGCATTATTACTAGCATAAAAAGAACTACAACCGTGCCCGAGAGAGAAGGGCGATTGGCTTGCTTTAATACGGCAATCTGCCGGCTCTTATGCAGTGTCGCTTAATCCCTGCGCAGTTGCACAACGTGCTCGTAGTGCTGCCTGGCTTGTTGTAAGTGCGTAGTCAATGACTGGAATTCCTCCCAATCGGGCTGTTTGAACTCGAAAGCTGTGTGCCCATACGTGACTGCAGTCACCAGCGGTTCGTTTTTAGGACGAGAGACTTCAACATCAATGACATAATGCCATTTGTTAGACCTTTTTGGGAAAGAGGCTTCCAAAAAGGACTTTATTAGCACGCGTTCATTACGAAAAGAAACGATTGCCGGCGTTCTTGCCATCTGGAGCAGGGTCCACGCAGCTGCACAACATACAGCAATAGCGGTGCCGGTTTTAAGAAAGTCGGAAATGAGTTGCTCCTGCAACGCCATAAAAAGGGTCGTAACCATTACAGGCATCAGACACGTTGCAAGCGGGCGGGCAAACCAGCCCGTAAAGGCACGATGAAAGGACGGCGTATCGAGGTGCCGGAGGTGTTTGAATGTTGTTTGCGTTTCAGAAACAGTATTCAAGGAGTGATCAGGTGATATTGGTGTTGGTCCGCCAAGGCTCCATCAATATACCCAGTTCCTGAATAAAGCGTGACTGCTTTTCGTTCTGAGAAACGGCAAGCAGGTTGCAAATCATTCTGAGCAAGATGGTCTGTCCGTTGGCAGACTGAAAATACTTTGCCTGGGGCTTGATACCAGCCTTCAACAGGAATTGTATACATTGCTCTTTCATGATGGGGTTCCCGCCATTAAAAATATCGAAGAACACTTCATGCCGGCTGTCTTTGTATTTCGCCAGGAAATGCGCCGGCATATTAACTCCGAATATGGGCAGGCCAAGTCGCTGGCCCAGTAAGATAAACACCGCGCAGAGCGTGACGGGAATGCCGCGCCGGGAATCAATCACACAGTTGATATAGCTGTTGTTCGGATCTGAGTAATACTCATTGTTGCCCCTGAAGCCGAGGTCATTGCAAACGTATGTGCTCAATACGAAAGCTTTGCCAACGCCCGTTGCTGCTTCAACTTTCGGGCGTATGCGTTCTGCCATCGCATCCAGTTTTGCCTGATAGGCCCGAATACTAAGTTTTGGGAATCTGTGCAGGGCCAGCAGGAAGGCGCCGTGCTCTAGTTCGGCATTGGGCATCCGCATAATGCTTTTCCAATGCTGCTCGATCTCGGAGAAGTGCAGGTCTTGCATGACCTGGCCGAGGCGCAGGCGCATCTCGTTATCTGCTTCGTTCTGCGCTTCCTGCAAAAAAGGAAGCGCCCGCCGGCCAAGTTCTTTTAGCCTGCCCTGGACCATGGTCTGGACCGTGCGGTCTGGATCATCCAGCAGTGAGACT
This window encodes:
- a CDS encoding transglutaminase-like domain-containing protein encodes the protein MAHQLQTHNELKALVSLLDDPDRTVQTMVQGRLKELGRRALPFLQEAQNEADNEMRLRLGQVMQDLHFSEIEQHWKSIMRMPNAELEHGAFLLALHRFPKLSIRAYQAKLDAMAERIRPKVEAATGVGKAFVLSTYVCNDLGFRGNNEYYSDPNNSYINCVIDSRRGIPVTLCAVFILLGQRLGLPIFGVNMPAHFLAKYKDSRHEVFFDIFNGGNPIMKEQCIQFLLKAGIKPQAKYFQSANGQTILLRMICNLLAVSQNEKQSRFIQELGILMEPWRTNTNIT